Proteins encoded by one window of Drosophila melanogaster chromosome X:
- the Ubr3 gene encoding Ubr3 ubiquitin ligase, isoform B, protein MDEDDNLSNADISIDDEEVVREQTHHPPMQEDQELDNEDGSSDVDLSSVYVVPPIVSAPSPASVRIAGGSTIGGGGVAAGAVPTTTDNSHSPFHDWDSSVAAAAAPPPPPPRTGPTTTTSSGTAAESGAASALSDDAGAKPSFFFGASSFSLRSRKEVAALINTECCRGSPTPDLDSIMDTLFNPGTPIDNLDNIEWIRWLIAGGRTPQEFVKIVRSYDNHAKCGLVWVPHVVAYRCRTCGISPCMSICRDCFKKGNHTNHDFNMFLSQAGGACDCGDTSVMKAEGFCSDHGINNRVNRDPVPNNLLAVAEAIMPKLLFRLLQHFREHSDTPLEVQAITSYSCEEFANMLIDLNNMGEIMRKVMTRTLINPEVYAFFMEAPCQDTRNGRFLKANREKYEDAVNRFPNPEPPDEYRDLPALGDKLVHTTLLEEFIFWTFKFEFPQTLVCFLLNMLPDQDYKEHLTRTFVMHYSRIPSVLEMSRDPDTLSNRVVHMSVQLFSNESLALKMVNELSLLHVMIISLKLMMSKILIQNTLHDPNKNFHFVIDCTRQVMKDHCYWPLVSDFNNVLSHESVALVFLRDDNLIDMWFQFLQMLQGMNVNVRETASHVEFEPNSYYAAFSCELEASAYPMWSIISHLQDGTHAHLAKKIINYCVTTLHEWLDSIYFMEARLSMEEMMQASFHFPLHRYLAAFVCQAVTKMGISLNDVLPSRPYLLPLLMIHPLRVQSFFYEILAGKWVRNGLQIKGQAMTYIQANFCNSMADMDLFFLQICATNLPQYFFLQNTIELFDVGQWLETAPLKQPQKAEQSSMLEGFLTFLATLVTSRTNLGNDEATQCIIEISALLATENKTHSQLLELMPERSGNVHTKNFETFLKKLSVYKAPSSGSENLEQGLFTPIDEVWEKHYDPLHVLLRAVHRRDFQSSLDRFTNYVKSKDKMPASGNLWPPFRLPHALPATSSFSDPCKILNSRIFHSTILSIFFRAVHTRDVSEHLLALAVFLLEIAVETSDDVGSGTGDRAPPALAAVVESSSGPGYHGYGTGRHEPPKLFHCYPTDNLSCNLRHVVKKVSLKSRDPQVITSSYRSNPFYSDLDFEVEADPEQSMRMIGQGDPEGDEATGGAGLGMGAHSRRNVSQALVPMRVPGMEVALPPDLSVVAETGVVIRQDSNEDDLLREGNHAMDMSPPAALDFHFPLQQITLPESGMEVAIRRDLLLAETNNMGAIAGGAGGGANASATPPAGASNEMFSPTTPTGSGMLLPFQRVQPVAVPSSGNMDIVPSNAMGAGGSFTSGVSGSGTGRRMNYETGGARKRSVDIAIGGSNKDELHLDESILSLLLKLHSQLSGTLDSFSLSDGEDQSSDDDSTMDVDCNEASTSMAAAESTALAERGRSKRNYKNIHVSSSRIGDGPFFIGNLLRKIAKQDEQCAQSIDDIRARLWPNQREKQAEAKAREAKEKEERRKKARERQQKMMQDFANKQKLFMQSAAASSSGMGYGPEDEDDEELYEEQPREKEYDCIICNCTTPSTESNPIGLVVLVESSGIVGHRRRIAERLPLPINAEDESRLAHTTRLAAEFNRRTELLSLKFGDESWYLSNNMAYDNGVHVQSCGHHVHLSCLEAYLKTLYTTQRQPVQDRGEFYCPVCRQLSNSVLPLSPQLDRPTHLVRSGNQPFERLVADLTDLIKENETIPQPTKLTEAMGHAMEVMTNIAQRKVKCSSITFRKLFIFVTSIARTNLEAEIIQRGGSLCTANATRYKPKRECIVPLLHVLSVHVRVLVEWPLWSSWASLAGLPVTATEPLPAHCLELIPSILADPIALLLKFILLAPLQLDQDYFTCMVKVMYNLLYYQIVVQLCVTLTDLECDHIVKVYGSTSVGSDNSAAESQQQESAAGTTNNRRRAGQQQQSSSQLGKAMALVLSQTNDLVHLRRDCIPSTSSSAAASAAGSSSTTSTNHGASAATASSATTIEVNLKSMELQLQALCLPFLRVAALLRQHLYRHEMPEISAPGLEFVRLVYYLELVTDSMDWDCFNASKGLCFIPGTETTLPQFWCQQLMEVRPPADTVRELVLINQHSLWQQPRLLELPREYERLFTYYHERPCLNCYKVPKESSICLLCGTIVCLKQNCCAENDCCEAVRHTLSCGGGIGIFLVVTSTYIIVIRGRRACLWGSLYLDDFDEEDRDLKRGKPLYLSKDRFNLLESQWLSHKFAHTKHTWVFHRDLLXNMEDLLRSIQELVGQI, encoded by the exons ATGGACGAGGATGACAACCTGTCCAATGCCGACATAAGCATAGATGACGAGGAGGTGGTGCGGGAGCAGACCCACCATCCGCCCATGCAAGAGGATCAGGAGCTGGATAACGAAGATGGGTCATCCGACGTGGATCTGTCTTCGGTGTACGTCGTGCCACCCATAGTCTCGGCACCATCGCCCGCATCAGTGCGCATCGCTGGTGGATCCACAATTGGTGGCGGAGGGGTCGCAGCTGGAGCAGTTCCAACAACCACCGATAACTCGCATTCCCCCTTCCACGATTGGGATTCCAGTGTGGCGGCCGCTGCTgctccaccgccgccaccgcccaGGACAGGaccaactacaactacaagcTCCGGCACAGCCGCGGAATCGGGAGCCGCGTCCGCCTTATCCGACGATGCCGGCGCCAAGCCAAGTTTCTTCTTTGGCGCCTCCTCGTTCAGTTTGCGCAGCCGCAAGGAGGTGGCCGCCCTGATCAACACGGAATGCTGCCGTGGCAGCCCCACACCCGATCTCGACTCCATAATGGATACCCTATTCAATCCGGGGACGCCCATCGACAATCTGGACAACATCGAGTGGATACGATGGCTCATTGCCGGCGGACGGACGCCGCAGGAGTTTGTTAAAATTG TGCGCAGCTATGACAACCACGCCAAATGCGGTCTGGTATGGGTACCGCATGTGGTGGCCTACAGGTGCCGCACTTGCGGCATATCGCCCTGCATGTCCATATGCCGGGACTGCTTCAAGAAGGGCAACCACACGAACCACGACTTCAATATGTTCCTGTCACAGGCGGGCGGTGCCTGCGATTGTGGTGACACCTCGGTCATGAAGGCGGAGGGTTTTTGCAGTGATCATGGCATCAATAATCGGGTGAATCGCGATCCGGTGCCAAACAATCTTTTGGCAGTGGCCGAGGCCATAATGCCCAAGCTGCTCTTCCGCCTGCTGCAGCACTTCCGTGAGCACAGCGACACCCCACTGGAGGTGCAAGCGATAACGTCGTACTCCTGCGAGGAGTTCGCCAACATGCTGATCGATCTGAACAACATGGGCGAAATAATGCGCAAAGTGATGACGCGCACGCTGATAAATCCGGAGGTGTATGCCTTCTTCATGGAAGCACCGTGCCAGGACACCCGGAATGGACGCTTCTTGAAGGCGAACCGAGAGAAGTACGAGGATGCCGTCAATAGATTCCCAAACCCAGAGCCACCCGATGAGTACAGAGATCTGCCCGCGCTGGGCGACAAATTGGTCCACACCACGCTACTCGAAGAGTTCATCTTCTGGACATTTAAGTTCGAGTTTCCACAGACTCTGGTCTGCTTTCTGCTGAACATGCTGCCTGATCAGGATTACAAG GAACACCTCACCCGCACATTTGTGATGCACTACAGCCGCATACCGTCCGTGTTGGAAATGTCCCGTGATCCGGACACGCTCAGCAACCGGGTGGTCCACATGAGCGTCCAACTCTTCTCTAACGAAAGTCTGGCCCTCAAGATGGTCAACGAGCTGTCGCTGCTGCACGTAATGATTATTAGTCTGAAGCTAATGATGTCCAAGATACTCATACAGAATACATTGCATG ATCCCAACAAGAATTTTCATTTCGTCATCGACTGCACGCGTCAGGTGATGAAGGACCACTGCTACTGGCCACTAGTCTCGGACTTTAACAACGTCCTTTCACACGAATCGGTGGCCCTGGTCTTTCTGCGGGACGACAATCTCATCGATATGTGGTTCCAGTTTCTCCAGATGCTCCAGGGCATGAATGTCAATGTGCGCGAGACGGCTTCTCATGTGGAATTCGAGCCAAATAGCTACTATGCGGCGTTCTCCTGTGAGCTTGAGGCCAGTGCCTATCCCATGTGGTCGATTATCTCGCATCTGCAGGATGGCACACATGCCCATCTGGCAAAGAAGATCATCAACTACTGTGTGACGACGCTGCACGAGTGGCTAGACTCTATTTACTTTATGGAGGCGCGTCTATCTATG GAGGAGATGATGCAGGCTTCGTTCCACTTTCCCCTGCATCGTTATCTGGCTGCCTTTGTTTGCCAGGCGGTAACTAAAATGGGAATCAGTCTGAACGATGTGCTGCCCTCACGCCCCTATCTGCTGCCCCTGCTGATGATCCATCCACTTCGCGTCCAG AGTTTTTTCTACGAGATCCTGGCCGGAAAATGGGTGCGCAATGGTCTCCAAATCAAGGGACAAGCGATGACCTATATCCAGGCGAACTTCTGCAACTCGATGGCCGACATGGACCTGTTCTTCCTGCAAATCTGTGCCACCAACCTGCCGCAGTACTTCTTTCTGCAGAACACCATCGAGTTGTTCGACGTAGGTCAATGGCTGGAGACAGCTCCCTTGAAGCAGCCTCAAAAGGCGGAGCAATCCTCGATGCTGGAGGGATTCCTAACCTTCTTGGCCACCCTGGTGACGAGTCGCACTAATCTGGGAAACGATGAAGCCACCCAATGCATTATTGAGATCAGTGCCTTGTTGGCTACCGAGAACAAGACGCATTCGCAGCTCCTTGAACTAATGCCGGAGCGGTCGGGCAATGTGCATACCAAAAACTTTGAGACCTTCCTTAAGAAGCTATCGGTTTACAAGGCTCCGTCGAGTGGGAGCGAGAACCTGGAGCAGGGTCTCTTCACGCCCATCGACGAGGTGTGGGAGAAGCACTACGATCCGCTGCACGTCCTTTTGCGAGCAGTTCATCGTCGAGACTTTCAATCATCGCTGGACCGCTTTACAAACTATGTGAAGAGCAAGGATAAGATGCCGGCAAGTGGTAACCTATGGCCACCCTTCCGATTGCCTCATGCTCTGCCCGCAACGAGCTCCTTCAGTGATCCCTGCAAGATTTTGAACTCGCGCATCTTTCACTCCACCATCCTGTCGATATTTTTCCGTGCAGTTCACACACGTGATGTTTCCGAGCATCTGCTGGCTCTGGCTGTGTTCCTCTTAGAGATTGCTGTGGAAACAAGTGATGATGTTGGCAGTGGAACTGGAGATCGGGCCCCTCCTGCGCTGGCTGCTGTGGTGGAGTCATCTAGCGGGCCGGGCTATCATGGCTACGGCACGGGACGGCATGAGCCGCCCAAGCTTTTCCACTGCTATCCCACGGACAATCTAAGCTGCAATCTGCGCCACGTGGTCAAGAAAGTGTCGCTGAAGTCACGCGATCCGCAAGTGATCACCTCCAGCTATCGGTCGAACCCATTTTACTCAGATCTGGACTTTGAGGTTGAAGCGGATCCAGAGCAATCGATGCGCATGATTGGTCAAGGGGACCCCGAAGGAGATGAGGCAACGGGTGGAGCTGGACTGGGAATGGGAGCTCATAGCAGAAGGAATGTCTCTCAGGCGCTGGTGCCGATGAGAGTGCCCGGCATGGAGGTCGCCCTACCACCGGATCTTTCAGTAGTTGCCGAAACCGGTGTGGTTATCCGCCAGGATAGCAACGAAGATGATCTACTGAGAGAAGGCAATCATGCCATGGATATGAGTCCACCGGCTGCTCTCGATTTCCACTTTCCGCTGCAGCAGATCACTTTGCCGGAGAGCGGAATGGAGGTGGCTATTCGGAGAGATCTTCTGCTAGCCGAAACGAATAATATGGGCGCAATTGCAGGTGGAGCTGGAGGTGGCGCCAATGCATCGGCCACACCACCAGCAGGGGCTTCCAATGAGATGTTCTCGCCTACCACACCCACAGGCAGCGGTATGCTCCTGCCTTTCCAGCGGGTTCAGCCTGTAGCCGTACCCAGTAGCGGTAATATGGATATTGTACCATCAAATGCCATGGGTGCCGGCGGAAGTTTCACATCCGGCGTAAGTGGTAGCGGCACTGGACGTAGAATGAACTACGAAACGGGTGGAGCACGTAAGCGATCCGTGGACATTGCCATCGGTGGCAGCAATAAGGATGAGCTGCATTTGGACGAAAGCATTTTGTCCCTGCTACTAAAGCTTCATTCTCAGCTCTCAGGCACACTAGATAGCTTCTCGTTGAGCGACGGTGAAGATCAATCATCTGACGACGATTCGACCATGGATGTGGACTGTAACGAAGCCAGCACCTCCATGGCAGCAGCGGAGAGCACTGCCCTGGCTGAGAGAGGACGCAGTAAGCGCAACTACAAGAACATTCATGTATCCTCCTCGCGCATCGGTGACGGACCATTCTTTATTGGTAATCTGCTGCGAAAGATCGCCAAGCAGGATGAGCAGTGCGCCCAGAGCATCGACGACATCCGTGCCAGACTCTGGCCGAATCAGCGTGAAAAACAAGCAGAGGCGAAAGCACGCGAGGccaaggagaaggaggagcgCCGCAAAAAAGCACGTGAGCGCCAGCAGAAGATGATGCAAGACTTCGCCAACAAGCAGAAGCTCTTCATGCAATCCGCTGCAGCGTCATCCAGTGGCATGGGCTACGGACcggaggacgaggacgatgaGGAGTTGTACGAGGAGCAGCCGCGTGAGAAAGAGTACGATTGCATAATCTGCAATTGCACTACGCCCAGTACCGAATCGAATCCTATCGGCTTGGTCGTTCTGGTCGAGTCCAGCGGCATTGTTGGTCATCGGCGGCGCATCGCCGAGCGATTGCCGCTGCCGATAAACGCGGAGGATGAGTCCCGACTGGCGCACACCACTCGACTGGCGGCTGAATTCAACAGGCGCACGGAACTGCTCAGTCTGAAGTTTGGCGATGAGTCCTGGTATCTGTCCAATAATATGGCCTACGACAACGGTGTACATGTGCAGTCGTGTGGCCACCACGTTCATCTCAGTTGCCTAGAGGCATACCTTAAGACGCTGTACACCACCCAACGTCAGCCAGTTCAGGATCGTGGCGAGTTCTACTGTCCCGTGTGCCGACAGCTCTCAAACTCGGTGCTGCCGCTGAGTCCACAACTGGACAGACCCACGCACCTGGTCCGCTCTGGTAATCAGCCATTCGAACGTCTGGTCGCCGATCTAACAGATCTGATTAAAGAGAACGAAACGATACCG CAGCCAACAAAACTGACAGAGGCCATGGGCCATGCCATGGAGGTGATGACAAACATTGCCCAGCGCAAGGTTAAATGCTCCTCGATAACGTTCCGCAAGCTGTTCATTTTCGTTACCTCGATTGCGCGTACAAACCTGGAGGCGGAGATCATCCAGCGGGGCGGATCACTATGTACAGCGAATGCCACGCGGTACAAGCCAAAGCGGGAATGCATCGTACCGCTACTGCACGTGCTATCGGTACATGTGCGTGTCTTGGTTGAATGGCCGCTGTGGAGCAGCTGGGCCTCGTTAGCTGGCCTGCCCGTTACCGCTACGGAACCGTTGCCGGCGCACTGCCTCGAATTGATTCCCAGCATATTAGCGGATCCCATTGCTCTGCTGCTCAAGTTTATCCTGCTGGCGCCACTGCAACTCGATCAGG ATTACTTTACGTGCATGGTGAAAGTCATGTACAATCTGCTGTACTATCAAATTGTGGTTCAGCTGTGCGTTACTCTCACCGATTTAGAGTGCGATCACATTGTCAAAGTTTACGGCAGCACTAGCGTTGGCAGTGACAACTCTGCTGCGGAATCCCAACAGCAGGAGTCTGCCGCCGGGACAACGAACAACCGTCGCCGTGCtggacaacagcagcagagcTCCTCGCAGCTAGGAAAGGCCATGGCCCTGGTGCTGAGCCAGACAAATGACCTAGTTCACTTGCGACGCGACTGCATACCCAGTACCAGCAGCTCGGCGGCAGCGTCGGCGGCTGGTTCCTCCTCCACAACGTCCACAAACCATGGAGCTAGCGCAGCCACAGCCTCCTCTGCCACGACGATCGAGGTTAATCTGAAGTCCATGGAATTACAGCTGCAGGCGCTATGCTTGCCGTTTTTGCGAGTAGCTGCCCTGCTGCGCCAGCATCTCTATCGCCATGAGATGCCGGAGATCTCGGCACCGGGACTGGAATTTGTGCGCCTTGTTTACTATTTGGAACTCGTAACAGATTCTATGGACTGGGATTGCTTTAATGCCAGCAAGGGGCTATGCTTTATTCCCGGCACTGAGACAACGCTGCCCCAGTTCTGGTGCCAGCAGTTGATGGAGGTGCGTCCGCCGGCCGATACGGTCAGAGAATTGGTGCTCATCAATCAGCATTCGTTGTGGCAGCAGCCGCGACTTCTTGAATTGCCGCGCGAGTACGAACGCTTGTTCACG TACTACCATGAGCGGCCGTGCCTCAATTGCTATAAAGTGCCCAAGGAGAGCTCCATCTGCCTGCTGTGCGGGACGATCGTATGCCTCAAGCAGAACTGCTGCGCGGAGAATGACTGCTGCGAGGCTGTTCGC CATACGCTATCCTGTGGCGGTGGCATAGGCATCTTTTTGGTGGTCACCTCCACGTACATCATTGTTATCCGCGGACGACGCGCCTGCCTTTGGGGCTCACTCTATCTGGACGACTTCGATGAGGAGGATCGCGATCTCAA GCGCGGCAAACCTTTGTATTTGAGCAAAGACCGCTTCAATCTCCTGGAGTCGCAGTGGCTGTCCCATAAGTTTGCTCATACAAAACACACATGGGTGTTTCACCGGGATCTCTTGTGAAATATGGAAGATCTACTGCGCAGCATCCAGGAGCTGGTTGGCCAGATCTGA